The window GACCCGATGCCGGCGGGAGCCAGTGGTCCCCACCGCGGCGGCTACTGGCCCCCGTCGGCACGATCGGCGGTCCCCAAGAGCAAGATTCGGTGGCTCCCACGACTACGAATACTCAGCATCTGCTCAGGCCAGTCCTTGAGGTCCAGCAGTCCGGTCAGCTCGGCCACGTCCGCCCCTTCTCGTGGGGTGCCGTCGGGGTCATAGGCCGGCTCCCAGACATGCTCGGGGATGATCCGATAGACCTCCGGGGTGTTGGCGGGCAACGTGAATCCCACCGAGTACGAGACCCGGCGTTTGACCAGCTCCTCGATGGTTTTCTTGGTGGAGCCGGCACCGTCGATCCGGATCAGCACCTTCTTCCCCGGCCTGGGCCCCAGCCCTACTTGGGCCAGCGCCTGTCTGATCACGGTCTTGTGGTCAGCAGCCGTGTTCGAGCCCGCGTTCCCGGGCCGGAGCAGGCAGGTCAGCATCTCCCCACCACCGCCTTCGCCGTGGTCGGCGAAGGCCAGCAGGGGATGGAACCCGAATCCCTTCTTGAACGTCGCTCGTGCGTTCTCCTTCTCGCTATGAGCTGTCACGAGGGTGGCGTCCAGATCGATGACCAGCGGGTTCTTCGCGGTGACGTGATGGCTCGGGGCATGGCTGCCGGCCCGAGCCCACGCCGCCTCGCGGGCGCGGCGCCGGGCGGTGTTGATCGCGCGTTCGGCAGCATCGACATCGCTGGCCAGGAGCGCGAGCAGGCGAGAGATCGTGGGATCCGAGGCCACCTGACCGTAGACGTCCGGCTCGGCCCGCACCGCGGCGACGTCGGCCAGGCAGTCCCCGCCCACAGCCAGTGTCAGCGCGAGGTCGAGCAGGATCTTGCCTGGATCATGCTGCGCCAACGGGCGCCGCCACGGTCCCAGCGCTTGCGACAGGGCCCGGTCCAGACCGGTGGCGCGGACCGTCTCGGTCAGCAGCACCCCACCCGCCTGCCCCACCGCCGCACTCGGTGCGACATCAACCTGCACCCGCGGATACAACCCGGTAGTGTTCACCCTGAAGGTGCTCCTTCGACCTTGGAGAATTGGACCCTAAGCAAGCCCTATTCTTCCAGGTCAGGAGCACCTTTCCGCGTCTACGACCACCCCTCGGACACCTCAACGATGAAAGCCCGAGGTTAACTGCGCACCCCTACGACCCGCAGCTCCCGGCACCGTACGATTCCTCTAGCGTCGAACGCGGCGCAGGATGCCGCCGAACAGAGCCGTTAGGAAGCGTCATATGGAGAGCACAGGCAGAACCAGCCACCGCGCCCCGAGCACCTGCATGATGCCGAGCACGTGCCGCATACCAGTCGTGCACAGGCGACTTGAAGCCGCGCATCGCGCATGGCATACCGCCCGCGAAGGCTACAACGACCCCAATGACTTTACTTTTGGCCTAAATAGCTGCATTCAAGAGCTACGCAACGTAACATTCGCCCTTCAATCGGCTCTCCGGAATAAAGTAGAGGGATTCGATGAGTGGTATGCACCATGGTCCCAGACACTTCGATCAGACGACGTATGCAAATGGGCAAGTAACGCTCGCACGGAAATCACCAAGGTTGGCGATCTAAATTCACGTTCAACCCTCCGAGTGTGGCACCTCTTCACCTACGATGATGTTGCCGCGTTTCGCCAGTACAAGGTAAATGGCGCCGATTATAGCAACTACGCAATAGAGCCACTCTTAAGCGCCGCCGAGGTTGTCGAGAATGACAAATTAGCCTCCGGCAATTCGCCTAGAGTTCAAGCGCTCGGGATGGAGCGACGGTGGACCGTCCCTGAGATTCCCGAGTGGGAGCTTCTGGATGCTCTTTCACACTGCTACGGCGTACTGGCAAAACTCGTAATAGACTGCGAAGCCAGCCTCATCGCGCCTCTAAGCGGCAGGAACTATTCCGCCTTCGCGGAGCAAATTACGGACAAAACCACAACGCCGAACTGCATGCGAGCAAAGGAAACTGACCGGCTAGAGCTAGTCTCTCCGAAAACCGGCCTTGCCAGCGCGCACCGCATTACGAGAATCGAGCGAGATGATAGTACGCTGCCAGAATTAGTGGAGCGTTATGGGCCGCTTCGGGTTCTGCCGAAAGACGTGTCCTCCCCCCTCGATCTAGTATTACCTCAGTTCAATAACGCCAAGAGAGTGCTTGCCGCCGACGGTTATCACCTTCGAATACAGATGCTGTATCGAGGTACTACTATCGTTCACAACGAAGCGGTCGAGCTAGGCGACCGGACCGATAAATATATGCACTCCTTGCGTTTGGCCGAGCTTGCAACGCGACTTGGCGCGGACGGCTTCTTCGAGATAGCCGAAGCCTGGTACGCAAGCGCGCATTCAGCAACGGCTGATCCATACGGCGAAATCTCCGACCGGGAAGGTCGACGCGAGATACTCTTCGTGACAGCGTTTACCCGGCGGGAGGGCGTTCTGTCGCGATGGTGCTTTTTCAATCGCACGGCTTTCGGGATTACTTTCGAGGAAGACCGCTCGGATACCCTAGCGTGGAATCACCTCAAGCCCCTAGCCCAGTCCTGGGGAGTGGGTTTCGAAGCAACCATTTAGGTAATCTGCCTCTTTGAACGGCTTTGCATGAAAGTTGAGGGATAGGTCATGGTCGCTCTATACCGATCGTGCGTCGGAACCGTAGCGGATCACAAACGTTGACTCCCAAGCTATGGCCGTAAAGGCGCAACTTTGAGTGCTATTTTCTCCTGACCTGTACAAGTGGGCGATGAAGCTCTCCCCCTTGGTGCCGAGCTCCCTGGTGCTGGACTGCTTCGAGCACGCCCGCGAGACCCGCGTGCTGGACATGGAAGCGAGCCCGTATGACGTGCGGCCCCTGGGCTACGGGGTGGTCCCGATCGAGACGCCTGCCGGGAAGGCGGAGTACGTGCGGCGGCAACGTGCCCTGGTCGACAGGGCCGAGCAGCTCCGCGGGCGGATCCTGGGTGAGCTCGAGGGATTGCCGGTCGACGCTCCCTGAGCGGGCCCGCCCCTGTCGCGCAGGGACCGGATCATGCACGATGGACACCGCACGCCCGCCCATCACATCCGGGACCGAGGAGACGAGCGCCTGGTTCAGGTGCTGTGCCTGCTGCCACCTTTCAAACTCCCGGACTGAGCTGAGGAGCACCATGACCGCACGCCGATCCGATGACCCGACCGCCGACGCCGCGGCGCCGGATGCCGCGTCGAGTCTCGAGTACTGGACGAAGGAGCGTCGTGACGCAGCGAATCCGGTGCCGATGACCCGTGAAGTCCCGACTGAGAGTGAGGAGGACCGGGCCGACAGGACCCCGGATCCACCCTCTACCTGCAACGACACCGGCGAACAGGAGCCGGGGACCTCCGAGTGATCGCACCCGAGGACCAGTACGGAAGTACCAGCGAGTAACGGGAGAAGCGGGCACGGCAGGAGAAAGTCCATCCTTTGGTGCCGCCGGGCATACACGGACGAATCGGTCGCCGCGAGGGTCGTGCCCCGATGTGGGCCAGGTCACCGCTCCTACGATGACTGGCCTCGGCTCCCGCAGTCGGGACCTGTCCACGTAGTCCCTTCGAAAGGACTCCCCTCGTGGCCAACGCATCGATCACCAAGAACGACCGGACCAGACGCTCCTCACGGATCCGCAACGGGGTGAAGCTCGCCGGCGGCGCCGCCTTCGCCCTCACCCTGTCCCTCAGCAGTGCCGGCCTCGCCGGTGCCGATCCGATCTCCAGCCCGAGCATGGACCGAGGAGCGGATGGAGCAGGCCACCCCTGCCGACGAGCTGGTCGAGGACAAGGGCGCGGCCCCCGCCGAGGTCGAGCGGGACGCTGCCCCGTTGAAGGTGCCGTCGGTCTCCACCAGCAACCTGCCGCAGACCGCTGCCGAGACCGTTCCCGGCAGCGGAGACCTTGGAGGCACCGACCACATCGGCAAGGTGTTCTTCACCGTCGGCGGCAACGACTACGTGTGCTCCGGCAACTCGGTGGCCTCCACCAACGGCTCCACCGTCTCCACCGCGGGTCACTGCGCCAGCAGCGGTGGCACCTGGGCCAGCAACTGGGTGTTCGCCCCGGGATACGACCACGGTGAGACCCCCCACGGACTGTGGGCGGCCACCGAGATCGTCTCCACCAGCCAGTGGATCAACAGCGAGGACATCAACTACGACGTGGCCTTCGCCAAGGTGCAGTCCGATACCGCCGCGGGCACCCTGTCCGAGACCGTCGGAGCGTCCGGCGTCGCCTTCAACGAGGAGCGCGGTCTGGCATACAGCGCCTACGGCTACCCGGCCGATGTCCCGTTCGACGGTGAGGGCCTGGAGCAGTGCCACGGCACCACCTCGGACGACACCCTGGGCGGCACCCAGAGCCAGGGCATCGACTGCGACATGACCGGCGGCTCCTCCGGTGGCCCCTGGTTCATCGGCGGTGACGCCGGCGGCTACCAGAACTCGGTGAACAGCTTCGGCTACAAGACCCAGGCCAATGTGATGTACGGCCCGTACTTCGGTGACGAGGCCAAGCAGGCCTACCAGGAGGCAGAGGTCGCCTGACCTCACCCTGCATGGCCGCGTGACAGCACGGGCACGTGACTGCGCGACGAAGGCCGGTGTCCACCAGGGCACCGGCCTTCGTCACGTCCGGGTGCCCGCGTGCATAGCCGTTTCCTCGGGGGATGTCGTTCAGTCCTCGAGCAGCAGGGAGCGGATCCGCAGCTCCGCCTCTTCGTAGCTGATGCCGTCGTAGAAGTCCCGCACCAGCGGGTGGTCGACCTCGGGATCGGGCTCGAGGAAGGGCCGAAGGTCTCCCCGGGTGGTGACTCGCATCGCCAACGGCTGGGGGAACTCGTACCCGGGGATCGCGGTGCTGAGCCAGCCGAAGTAGTGGGCGTGATGGTCCGGATCGTCCCAGTGGTCGACGTAGTCGGTGAAGCTCTGCTCGCTGAGGGATACCCATGGCCCGTACTCGAGCGTGCGCTGATGGCCGATCACGGGCAGAGACAGGGTGACCCGGATGAAGCGGTCCACCTGGTCTCCCCAGTCGATCACCACCAGGTCGTCGTCGGCGTGTGCCCGTTCCTGCTCCTCGGGTGTGAGTTCCAGGTACGGGTCGGGACGGTGGAAGCTCAGCGCGGGCCAGTCGTCCCCGCCGCCGTGGGACCCGTCGTGGTGCTCACCGCAGGCGTCGCAGTGGAAGCTGGTGTCGGCCATCGGACCTCCCCTTCCTCAAGGCCGGCGCCGTCGGCCGCCCCTGCACGCATCGTAGGCGCTCACGCACCTGAGAGACTGGACCCATGGCTTCGCTGACCCCTTTCCTGCCCGGTGACCACTCCTCCCCCGTCGCCGCGGACGACGAGGCGGCGCAGGACCGGATCGTCGACGGGTTCATCGCCTCCCAGGAGGAGATCGGCCGCACCCTGTACCCCCACCAGGAGGAGGCGCTGCTGGCGATCGCCGCCGGGGACCATGTGATCGCAGCGACCCCCACCGGATCGGGGAAGACCACCATCGCCTACGCAGCCCTGTTCGCGGCCATGGCCCGCGGCGAGCGGGCCTACTACACCGCCCCCATCAAGGCCCTGGTGAGCGAGAAGTTCTTCGACCTGGTCTCCCAGTTCGGCGCGGAGAACGTGGGCATGATGACCGGGGACAGCTCCGTGAACCACGATGCCCCGATCATCGTGTGCACCGCGGAGATCTTCGCCAACCATGCCCTGCGCGACGGTCCCACCTCCGATGTGGGCCTGGCGGTGATGGACGAGTTCCACTTCTACGGCGACTCCCAGCGCGGTTGGGCCTGGCAGGTGCCGCTGGTGGAGCTGCCCAACTGCCAGTTCGTGCTGATGAGCGCGACCCTGGGCGATGTCACCTTCTTCGAGGAGGACCTCGAGCAGCGCACCGGCCGCCCGGTCACCACGATCGACGACGCGCCCCGCCCGGTGCCGCTGGACTTCCGCTGGTCGATGGAGCCGCTGCCGGACACGATCGCCACGATCCTCCAGGACCGCGACGCCCCGGTGTACATCGTGCACTTCACGCAGAAGGAGGCGCTGGAGCAGGCACAGGCCCTGCAGAGCCAGAAGATCCTCACGGCTGAGGAGAAGGAGCGGGTGCGGGAGATCATCGGCGACTTCCGCTTCGCCAAGGGCTTCGGCCGCACCCTGTCCAAGCTGGTGCGGGAGGGAATCGGTGTGCACCACGCCGGGATGCTGCCCAAGTACCGGCGACTGGTGGAGAAGCTCGCCCAGTCGGGCCTGCTGAAGATCATCTGCGGCACCGACACCCTGGGTGTGGGCATCAATGTGCCGATCCGCACCGTGCTGCTGACGGGACTGGTGAAGTACGACGGACGCCGCTCCCGCCTGCTGAACGCCCGCGAGTTCCACCAGATCGCCGGTCGTGCTGGAAGGGCCGGCTACGACACCGTCGGTCACGTGGTGGTCCAGGCCCCGATCTGGACCATCGAGTTCGAGCGCGAGCGCGCCAAGGTGCGCGCCCGGGAGGAGGCCGGCAAGGCCCCCAACAACGCGAAGAAGCGCAAGAAGGAACCCAAGCCCAAAGTGCCCGATGGTGCGGTGACCTGGTCCGAGCAGAACCTCACCAAGCTGGTGGAGAACCCCCCGGAGCAGCTGCGCCCCCACCTGCGGATCACCGCTTCCATGGTGCTGGCGCTGATCACCCGCCCCGGGGACGCGATCGCCGCGGGCCGGCACCTGATCATGACCAGCCACCAGACCCGCACCCAGAAACTGGTGCTGGTGAAGCAGGCCGTGGAGATCTTCCGCGGGCTGCGCGACGCCGACATCATCGAGATCCTCGATGAGCCCGACCACCTGGGCCGCCGGATCGCCCTGGTGGAGGACCTGCAGCTGGACTTCACCATGAACCAGCCGCTGGCCCCCTTCGCGATCGCGATGATCGACTCCCTGGACGAGGAGGCGGACACGGTCACCCTGGACACCGTCTCGATCATCGAGGCGATCCTGGAGGACCCGATGCAGATCCTGCTGGCCCAGCAGAACGCCGCCAAGGGCGAGCTGCTGGCGGAGCTGAAGGCCGACGGCGTGGAGTACACCGAGCGGATGGCGCAGCTGGACGAGGTCACGTGGCCGAAGCCCCTGGCCGAGGACCTCGAGGCGGCACTGGAGATCTATCGCGCCAAGCACCCCTGGGTGCGGGCCGGGGACCTCTCCCCCAAGTCGATCGTGCGGGAGATCTACGAGACCGGGCAGACCTTCAGCGAGTTCGTGCAGCGCTACACCCTGGCCCGCTCCGAGGGCATCGTGCTGCGGTACCTCTCGGACGCCTACCAGGCGATGCGCCGCACTATCCCCCAGGACCTGCGCACCGAGCAGCTCGAGGACATGATCGAGTGGCTGGGCGTGCTGGTGCGCGGCATCGACTCCTCCCTGCTGGACGAGTGGGAGGCCCTCACCCATCCCGAGGACGCTCCCGACGGCGCCGAGGAGATCAGGCCCACGACCCCGCGGGGGCTGTCCGCCCAGACCAAGGTGCTGCGCACGATGGTGCGCTCGGCGATGTGGCAGCGGGTGGAGCACTTCGCCTTCGAGCGGGAGGCACGCCTGGCAGAGCTGGACGGCGCCTCCGGATGGGACCGGAAGGCCTGGGCCGAGGCCATGGACGACTACTACGACACCTACGACCACGTGGGGATAGACGGCCCGGCCCGCTCACCGCAGCTGCTGCAGATCACCGAGGAGTCCAAGGTGTGGCGGATCCGCCAGGTGCTGGATGACCCGGACCACAACCGCGACTGGGGCATCGAGGCGGAGCTGGACCTGGAGGCCACCGACGAGGCCGGCGAGCCGGTGCTGGCGATCACCCACGTGGGCGTGAATATTCGCCTCGCTGGGGTCCGCTGATCGAGGGTTCGGGTGCCACGTCGCTGCCGTAGCGGTGGCGTCGTTCGGGACCACCAGTGGTGTCGTTGGGG is drawn from Brachybacterium muris and contains these coding sequences:
- a CDS encoding trypsin-like serine peptidase — encoded protein: MEQATPADELVEDKGAAPAEVERDAAPLKVPSVSTSNLPQTAAETVPGSGDLGGTDHIGKVFFTVGGNDYVCSGNSVASTNGSTVSTAGHCASSGGTWASNWVFAPGYDHGETPHGLWAATEIVSTSQWINSEDINYDVAFAKVQSDTAAGTLSETVGASGVAFNEERGLAYSAYGYPADVPFDGEGLEQCHGTTSDDTLGGTQSQGIDCDMTGGSSGGPWFIGGDAGGYQNSVNSFGYKTQANVMYGPYFGDEAKQAYQEAEVA
- a CDS encoding DUF2199 domain-containing protein codes for the protein MADTSFHCDACGEHHDGSHGGGDDWPALSFHRPDPYLELTPEEQERAHADDDLVVIDWGDQVDRFIRVTLSLPVIGHQRTLEYGPWVSLSEQSFTDYVDHWDDPDHHAHYFGWLSTAIPGYEFPQPLAMRVTTRGDLRPFLEPDPEVDHPLVRDFYDGISYEEAELRIRSLLLED
- a CDS encoding DEAD/DEAH box helicase, encoding MASLTPFLPGDHSSPVAADDEAAQDRIVDGFIASQEEIGRTLYPHQEEALLAIAAGDHVIAATPTGSGKTTIAYAALFAAMARGERAYYTAPIKALVSEKFFDLVSQFGAENVGMMTGDSSVNHDAPIIVCTAEIFANHALRDGPTSDVGLAVMDEFHFYGDSQRGWAWQVPLVELPNCQFVLMSATLGDVTFFEEDLEQRTGRPVTTIDDAPRPVPLDFRWSMEPLPDTIATILQDRDAPVYIVHFTQKEALEQAQALQSQKILTAEEKERVREIIGDFRFAKGFGRTLSKLVREGIGVHHAGMLPKYRRLVEKLAQSGLLKIICGTDTLGVGINVPIRTVLLTGLVKYDGRRSRLLNAREFHQIAGRAGRAGYDTVGHVVVQAPIWTIEFERERAKVRAREEAGKAPNNAKKRKKEPKPKVPDGAVTWSEQNLTKLVENPPEQLRPHLRITASMVLALITRPGDAIAAGRHLIMTSHQTRTQKLVLVKQAVEIFRGLRDADIIEILDEPDHLGRRIALVEDLQLDFTMNQPLAPFAIAMIDSLDEEADTVTLDTVSIIEAILEDPMQILLAQQNAAKGELLAELKADGVEYTERMAQLDEVTWPKPLAEDLEAALEIYRAKHPWVRAGDLSPKSIVREIYETGQTFSEFVQRYTLARSEGIVLRYLSDAYQAMRRTIPQDLRTEQLEDMIEWLGVLVRGIDSSLLDEWEALTHPEDAPDGAEEIRPTTPRGLSAQTKVLRTMVRSAMWQRVEHFAFEREARLAELDGASGWDRKAWAEAMDDYYDTYDHVGIDGPARSPQLLQITEESKVWRIRQVLDDPDHNRDWGIEAELDLEATDEAGEPVLAITHVGVNIRLAGVR